One genomic window of Cyprinus carpio isolate SPL01 chromosome A23, ASM1834038v1, whole genome shotgun sequence includes the following:
- the LOC109085975 gene encoding sex comb on midleg-like protein 2 translates to MITVFLSLIFSGFRMNASSWPMFLLRTLNGAEIAPATAFKKEPLRPPQNDFKPGLKLEAVDKKNPYLICPATIGEVKGEEVFVMFDGWRGAFDYWCRYDSRDIFPVGWCSVTKHSLQPPGNSISVPKPGSTPSSSSSSNPKPPRRSMPIPYRLPTPLPQLPVRKGIRGRRPKSETIALLKALAVSTTAQDTEDQGEAAPQTTPISQHPLRLYKKRGPKPGSKRKPRLLQSPMSIAASSDSRVPMTQMPSDGLPPLGSPSSVVSTVCVYVNKHGNCGPHLDRKQVQRLPDHFGPEAVNLVLQQTVQACLDCAYQPKVLLGCLQSKGGGGEVVRVRTDGGKRLVKLPSASSAGFVLRFLERVCRHLQCDNLFSSQPFSPHNTYDRTKSVKEEMLSDGPSLNRGVKRISRDSPPPYCAPLSPKLLHTDTHPSEAETLPPEENGLLKEQRFMDSASNSMTPRPQTLRSTSEYQSPPSNPYYHGNGPPLRRRASNPPTQTHRRVEAASSTTGPETATAADRERPRTPGRSPSSWSIEEVMRFVRDADPTALAPHAELFRKHEIDGKALMLLRSDMVMKYMGLKLGPALKLCHHIERLKQGKQ, encoded by the exons ATGATAACTGTGTTTCTCTCCctcattttttcaggattcaggaTGAACGCCTCGTCGTGGCCCATGTTTCTCCTGAGGACCCTTAATGGAGCTGAAATAGCACCTGCCACGGCGTTTAAAAAG GAGCCGCTGCGGCCGCCTCAGAACGACTTCAAGCCCGGCCTGAAGCTGGAGGCCGTGGACAAGAAGAACCCGTACCTGATCTGTCCGGCCACCATCGGCGAGGTGAAGGGGGAGGAGGTGTTCGTGATGTTTGACGGCTGGAGGGGGGCGTTCGATTACTGGTGCCGCTATGACTCCAGGGACATCTTCCCCGTGGGCTGGTGCTCCGTCACCAAACACAGCCTGCAGCCGCCCGGAAACAGCA TCTCCGTTCCAAAACCGGGTTCTAcaccttcctcctcctcttcctctaacCCTAAACCGCCCCGGCGCTCCATGCCGATTCCTTACCGCCTGCCGACTCCTCTTCCTCAACTCCCCGTGCGGAAGGGCATCAGGGGACGACGGCCAAAAAGCGAGACCATCGCGCTGCTGAAAGCCCTGGCCGTTTCCACCACGGCCCAAGACACAGAAGATCAAGGAGAGGCCGCACCCCAAACCACGCCCATTTCCCAGCATCCCCTGCGTCTGTACAAGAAGAGGGGCCCTAAACCAGGCAGCAAG aGGAAGCCCAGACTCCTCCAGAGTCCCATGTCTATAGCAGCCAGCTCAGACTCCAGGGTGCCCATGACTCAGATGCCCAGCGACGGACTCCCTCCTCTGGGATCCCCCTCATCTGTGGTGTCTACTG TGTGCGTATACGTGAACAAACACGGGAACTGCGGCCCACATCTGGACCGTAAGCAGGTTCAGAGACTGCCGGATCACTTTGGGCCGGAGGCGGTGAATCTGGTTCTGCAGCAGACGGTTCAGGCCTGCCTGGACTGCGCGTACCAGCCCAAAGTGCTTCTGGGATGCCTGCAGAGCAAAGGCGGCGGAGGAGAGGTGGTCAGAG TCCGAACAGATGGTGGGAAGCGGTTGGTGAAGCTGCCGTCAGCGTCGAGCGCCGGGTTTGTGTTGCGCTTCCTGGAGCGAGTGTGTCGACACCTGCAGTGTGATAATCTGTTCAGCAGTCAACCGTTCAGTCCACACAACACTTACGACCGCACTAAATCAG ttAAAGAGGAGATGTTGTCAGACGGTCCGTCTCTGAACAGAGGCGTGAAGCGGATCTCCAGAGACTCTCCGCCGCCGTACTGCGCTCCTCTCTCCCCGAAGCtcctgcacacagacacacacccgtCAGAAG cggaGACTCTTCCTCCAGAGGAGAACGGATTACTGAAAGAGCAGCGCTTCATGGACTCCGCCTCCAATTCCATGACGCCCCGCCCACAGACCTTGAGAAGCACCTCAGAGTACCAATCACCGCCCAGTAACCCGTATTACCATGGCAACGGGCCGCCTCTACGGCGCCGGGCCTCAAACCcccccacacagacacacagacgaGTGGAGG ccgCCAGCTCTACCACGGGCCCCGAGACGGCGACGGCGGCGGACCGCGAGCGTCCCAGAACCCCCGGCAGGAGTCCGTCTTCCTGGTCCATAGAGGAAGTGATGCGGTTTGTGCGGGACGCGGACCCGACAGCACTGGCTCCGCACGCAGAGCTCTTCAGAAAACAC GAGATCGACGGTAAAGCTCTGATGTTACTGAGGAGCGACATGGTGATGAAGTACATGGGGCTGAAACTCGGACCGGCGCTCAAACTCTGCCACCACATCGAGAGACTCAAGCAGGGCAAGCAGTGA